DNA sequence from the Candidatus Hydrogenedentota bacterium genome:
CCTCCTTTCGTAGTCGTTGGGTGAGAGGTAGTCGGGCGCCGAGTGCCGGCGCCGGGTGTTGTACCAGCCTTCGACGAACGCAAAGATCGCCTGGCGGGCCTCGGCGTGGTTGCTGAAGCGGCTGCGCGCGAGCAGTTCGCATTCGAGCGTGGCGAAGAAGCTCTCGCACATGGCGTTGTCGTAGCAGTCGCCGACCGAGCCCATCGACGGGCGCACGCCGTTGGCGCGGCAGCGGGTGCCGAAGGCGAAGGCGAAGGCGAAGGCGAAGGCGAAGGCGAAGGCGAAGGCGGTGTACTGGCAGCCGTGATCGGAGTGATGGATCACGGTGGCGGGCCGGCGCTGACCGAGCGCCATGTCGAGGGCGGCGAGTACCAGCTCGGTGCGCAGGTGTGCGGCCATCGCCCAGCCGACGATGCGACGACTGAACACGTCGAGCACCACGGCCAGATACAGGAAGCCCGCCAGCGTCGGCACGTAGGTGATGTCGGCCACCCAGAGGCGATCCGGTGCCGGGGCGCTGAAGTCGCGCTGGACCAGATCGAGGGCCGGCACGTCAGCCGGCGCGCGTACGGTGGTATGCACGTCACGACGCCGGCTGGCGCCGCGCAAGCCGGCCGAGCGCATCAGCCGCGCCACGCGCTTGCGCGCCACCTGCACGCCGGCGGCGGCCAGTTCCGCCTGCACGCGCGGCGC
Encoded proteins:
- a CDS encoding IS3 family transposase, yielding APRVQAELAAAGVQVARKRVARLMRSAGLRGASRRRDVHTTVRAPADVPALDLVQRDFSAPAPDRLWVADITYVPTLAGFLYLAVVLDVFSRRIVGWAMAAHLRTELVLAALDMALGQRRPATVIHHSDHGCQYTAFAFAFAFAFAFAFAFGTRCRANGVRPSMGSVGDCYDNAMCESFFATLECELLARSRFSNHAEARQAIFAFVEGWYNTRRRHSAPDYLSPNDYERRYHAGTAHPSAELST